GCCGAACTCCTCCTTGGCCTCATGGATTTTGGTCACCCGCCCGTTCAGGTAGCGGTGGGACAGCTCGTCGCTGACCAGGGCCCACTGTTCGGGCGACAGCTCTTTTTGGGGGTCGGTGAGCATGACGATCTGCTTGCCCTTGCCGTCCACCAGGCAGAGGTAGCGGCCGGGGTGGGTGAGGGGGGCGGCCCAGGCGGGCTTGACGGTCACGTAGCTGCGGTCGTCGAGGGTGAGGCGCAGGCGGCCTTCGGGTCTATAGAAGAGTTCCATCATGGTCGGGAGCCCCGGTGCGCGGGGTTGGTTTGGTCGTAGAGGTCGTGGTCTTCCCATCCGCCGGCGAGGCGCAGCGACCGCCGCATGGTGCCGACGCGCCGGAAGCCGCACTTTTCCAGCACGCGGACACTGGCGGCGTTGCGGGGCAGGACGCCGGCTTCCAGCCGCATGAGGTCGGCTTCTTGGAACGCCCAGTTGACGACGGCGGTGACGCCCTCGGTGGCGTAGCCCCGGCCCATATGGGCGACGTCCACCGAATAGCCGAGCAGGGCGCACTGGACAGGGCCGCGGACGACGTTGTAGAGGTTCACCAGGCCCACCAATTGGTCAGGGTCGGCCAGCGACCAGGCAGCGAACCGGTATTCGGTGTCGGCCATGGCGCGCCCGGGGACAGGGCCGAGGGCCCGCCGCCAATAGTCGGCGGTGAAGTACTCCTCGGCCCGGGGCGGCTCGGTCCAGCCGTGGGCCTCGCGGTTGCGCAGGCGGTAGGCGGCGAACTGCTCCGCGTCGGCTTCGGTCGGGGTGCGCAGCACCAACCTTTCGGTCAGGACGTGCACCCCGCCTTCGGCCCAAGGGGCCGTCATCCCACCGCCCCCACGCCGATGACCTCGTTGATCTCCGTCTGGGTCTTGACCAAACGGTAGAAGACGCCTTTCTTCTCCATCAGCTCCTCGTGGGTGCCGATCTCGGCGATCTTGCCTTTTTCGAGGACGACCAGGCGGTCGGCGTTGCGCAGGGTGCTCAGCCGGTGGGCGATGGCAAAGGTCGTGCGTCCCTTGACCAGGTGGGCGATGGCGGCCTGGATCTGCTTCTCGGTCTCGACGTCGACACTGGAGGTGGCCTCGTCGAGGATGAGCACGCGGGGGTCGTGGAGGATCGCCCGGGCGATGCTGATGCGCTGCTTTTCCCCGCCGCTGAGTTTCGACCCGCGCTCGCCGACG
This is a stretch of genomic DNA from Fimbriimonadaceae bacterium. It encodes these proteins:
- a CDS encoding DUF1854 domain-containing protein translates to MMELFYRPEGRLRLTLDDRSYVTVKPAWAAPLTHPGRYLCLVDGKGKQIVMLTDPQKELSPEQWALVSDELSHRYLNGRVTKIHEAKEEFGATYWSVETDRGHKEFVTQSLQENAQWLGPRQLLIIDVDGNRFEVPDVDALDPQSRRLLDQAV
- a CDS encoding GNAT family N-acetyltransferase is translated as MTAPWAEGGVHVLTERLVLRTPTEADAEQFAAYRLRNREAHGWTEPPRAEEYFTADYWRRALGPVPGRAMADTEYRFAAWSLADPDQLVGLVNLYNVVRGPVQCALLGYSVDVAHMGRGYATEGVTAVVNWAFQEADLMRLEAGVLPRNAASVRVLEKCGFRRVGTMRRSLRLAGGWEDHDLYDQTNPAHRGSRP